A section of the Candidatus Chlorohelix allophototropha genome encodes:
- a CDS encoding type II secretion system F family protein, translated as MTAVALAFVAALAAYLIFDALTRPPKRPPEEWELELDRYTRQKKGKRKSLAERLGLPPRQVQAALALGLPGGTGAMFIAWLVWHWPVLVLFAGILGFIAPLWVALSRRESERLAFQKDLAIAIDSLRSQLQSGGGGILSGLQHLGEKGPKRLREEFRQISEEVGLPGYGLEIALRRAQERLQDSQFDVAALSLIAADRGGGPVGDVLSLLSTTIRDHVRVRRQVRAEQVRSIWSARVIAISPIVILTFLKLIGGGYTDPYETAGGQLVLLMGVLLMLGGYLSMRRLGRIPAERRSFK; from the coding sequence ATGACGGCAGTAGCGCTGGCTTTTGTAGCGGCTCTGGCCGCCTACCTGATCTTTGACGCTCTGACCAGACCACCTAAAAGGCCACCGGAAGAATGGGAACTGGAACTTGACCGCTACACCCGGCAAAAAAAAGGGAAACGAAAGAGCCTGGCCGAGCGTTTGGGATTACCACCCCGGCAGGTACAGGCGGCTCTGGCACTGGGACTACCGGGCGGAACCGGCGCGATGTTTATAGCCTGGTTGGTGTGGCACTGGCCGGTGCTGGTGCTGTTCGCCGGGATACTGGGTTTTATAGCCCCGCTGTGGGTAGCGCTTTCCCGCCGGGAGAGTGAACGGCTGGCCTTCCAGAAGGATCTGGCTATTGCCATCGACTCGCTGCGCTCCCAACTGCAGAGTGGTGGCGGCGGGATTCTCAGTGGGCTACAGCACCTGGGAGAAAAGGGGCCAAAGCGACTGAGAGAGGAGTTCCGGCAGATCAGTGAGGAGGTGGGGTTGCCGGGTTACGGGCTGGAAATAGCGCTGCGCCGCGCCCAGGAAAGGCTGCAGGATTCACAATTTGATGTGGCGGCGCTGTCGCTGATAGCGGCCGACCGGGGCGGTGGCCCGGTCGGGGATGTGTTGAGCCTTTTGTCCACCACCATCCGGGATCATGTAAGGGTGCGGCGGCAGGTGCGAGCGGAGCAGGTCAGAAGTATCTGGTCGGCCAGGGTGATTGCGATCTCACCCATCGTCATTTTGACCTTCCTGAAGCTGATCGGCGGGGGTTACACCGACCCATATGAAACCGCCGGGGGTCAGTTGGTGCTGCTGATGGGCGTGCTACTTATGCTGGGTGGTTACCTGTCCATGCGAAGGTTGGGACGGATTCCGGCGGAGCGGCGAAGTTTTAAGTGA
- a CDS encoding ParB/RepB/Spo0J family partition protein → MPKPNKPHSDSEQPEAEPVYQQEQTLIAPVPRSDFSYLAPALIDPNPFYRYHRTELDEERCQSLVEYFTRLFKAGKMREFTVLARPNNEQSGRYQAVYGHLRLKAAQAARVPQLPAIVRPISDNEMLQLLLVNETFKRAEPSNVALAGQVRLLHKELHWSLETIARQYGFSKARAHMLHLLSKAPPEFLEEVNHHPEYTTVVARIVAVVAEEEQRVELLELIRQKVAPGLVRQKVEALRRKVTTKGTDIIGQ, encoded by the coding sequence GTGCCAAAACCCAATAAGCCCCATTCTGACTCTGAACAGCCGGAAGCTGAACCAGTTTACCAACAGGAACAAACCCTGATTGCCCCAGTACCGCGAAGCGATTTCAGCTACCTAGCCCCGGCCTTAATTGACCCCAACCCCTTCTATCGTTACCACCGCACCGAACTGGACGAGGAACGTTGCCAGTCTCTGGTGGAATATTTTACCCGGCTGTTTAAGGCCGGGAAAATGCGAGAATTTACCGTGCTGGCCCGACCAAATAATGAGCAATCAGGTCGCTATCAGGCGGTTTATGGCCACCTGCGCCTCAAGGCGGCTCAGGCGGCAAGAGTACCGCAGCTCCCCGCCATCGTCCGCCCCATTTCAGACAACGAGATGCTGCAACTGCTCCTGGTCAACGAGACTTTCAAACGGGCCGAACCCTCCAATGTGGCGCTGGCCGGCCAGGTGCGGCTTTTGCACAAAGAACTTCACTGGTCGCTGGAAACCATCGCCCGGCAGTATGGCTTCAGCAAAGCCAGAGCACATATGCTCCATCTCCTCTCCAAAGCCCCACCTGAATTCCTGGAGGAGGTAAATCACCACCCTGAATACACTACGGTGGTAGCGCGAATAGTGGCAGTGGTAGCGGAAGAAGAACAACGGGTCGAGTTACTGGAGTTAATCAGGCAGAAGGTTGCGCCGGGTCTGGTGCGGCAAAAGGTGGAAGCGCTCAGGCGCAAGGTAACTACTAAGGGGACAGATATTATTGGTCAATAA
- a CDS encoding single-stranded DNA-binding protein: protein MSGHHNRVILVGQILGEVELHLDEREEMVAHFTLITELKFKKKSGVIRESAEHRVVAWGELARLCGTNLVEGRLVLVEGRLRSYLTEDPRNGCRYLCFEIRAEQVRILDEP from the coding sequence GTGAGCGGTCACCATAACCGGGTAATCCTGGTAGGTCAGATTCTAGGCGAAGTGGAGCTGCACCTGGACGAAAGGGAAGAAATGGTAGCCCACTTTACCCTGATTACCGAGCTGAAGTTCAAAAAGAAAAGCGGTGTGATCAGGGAATCAGCAGAGCACCGGGTGGTGGCCTGGGGTGAACTGGCCCGACTATGCGGCACCAATCTGGTAGAAGGGCGGCTGGTACTGGTGGAAGGACGGCTTCGCTCATACCTGACAGAAGATCCACGAAATGGCTGCCGTTATCTCTGTTTTGAGATCAGGGCCGAACAGGTACGTATCCTGGACGAGCCGTAG
- a CDS encoding PrgI family mobile element protein, translated as MTLTHEIPTHLEVEDRPFFGLTFKQFTVLALGLGGLAFLYNYGLCWVPDPFRLILTVVAGAVALAITLLKLEGLSLLDWLMERVLFGFQPHQAIFGLYELQQGSVKEERSFRR; from the coding sequence ATGACCCTGACCCATGAAATTCCCACCCACCTGGAAGTGGAGGACCGGCCCTTCTTTGGGCTGACCTTTAAACAGTTCACCGTCCTGGCGCTGGGGTTGGGCGGGCTGGCCTTTCTATATAACTACGGGCTGTGCTGGGTACCCGATCCGTTCCGGCTGATATTAACAGTGGTGGCAGGGGCGGTGGCCCTGGCTATTACCTTGCTAAAACTGGAGGGGCTATCTCTCCTGGACTGGCTGATGGAGCGGGTGTTATTTGGTTTCCAGCCGCACCAGGCAATCTTCGGGCTTTACGAGTTACAGCAGGGGTCAGTCAAAGAGGAAAGGTCATTCCGCCGGTGA
- a CDS encoding Fic family protein — protein sequence MSDHRNPLRPKLDPRLARRLEEKKAELDRYRPLKSNILNRLYGDLRVVLTYHSNAIEGNTLNLRETQMVIENGLTVSGHSLREYLEATNHAEAFDFLVRLVEGNAKISLEYILALHHLVLKGIDDESAGRFRDGPVYIRGATLIPPPARQVPSMLAEWLEWLEESGQSFEPIVRAAIAHHDFEAIHPFFDGNGRTGRLILNLMLMQAGYPPALLLRDWRVNYLRALDTATLGNYSPIANLVGRAVEGGLDLYLEACRQEPEDLYQPLSELAKETGFSADYLGWLVRKGKLAAIKRGRRWYSTLADIDRYKAEVAQELEPKGRPRKQV from the coding sequence ATGTCCGACCACCGGAACCCGCTCCGCCCAAAGCTTGACCCCCGCCTCGCCCGCCGTTTGGAGGAAAAGAAAGCTGAACTTGACCGCTACCGCCCGCTTAAATCCAATATTTTGAACCGGCTCTACGGAGATTTACGGGTGGTGCTTACCTATCATTCCAACGCCATTGAAGGTAATACCCTTAACCTGCGCGAAACCCAAATGGTAATTGAAAACGGGCTGACGGTCAGCGGACATTCCCTCAGGGAATATCTTGAAGCCACTAACCACGCCGAAGCTTTTGATTTTCTGGTGCGGCTGGTAGAGGGAAATGCGAAAATATCCCTGGAATACATTCTGGCTTTGCACCACCTGGTGTTGAAGGGAATTGATGATGAAAGCGCCGGGCGTTTCCGCGATGGGCCAGTTTACATCCGGGGAGCGACGCTTATTCCACCGCCAGCCCGGCAGGTACCCTCAATGCTGGCCGAATGGCTGGAGTGGCTGGAAGAGTCGGGGCAGTCCTTCGAGCCAATCGTGCGGGCAGCCATCGCCCACCACGATTTTGAGGCTATTCATCCTTTCTTTGACGGCAACGGACGCACCGGAAGGCTTATCCTTAACCTGATGCTTATGCAGGCCGGTTACCCACCGGCCCTGTTGTTACGAGACTGGCGGGTAAATTATCTGCGGGCCCTGGACACTGCCACGCTGGGTAATTATAGCCCGATCGCCAATCTGGTAGGCCGGGCAGTAGAAGGGGGGCTTGACCTGTATCTGGAAGCCTGTCGCCAGGAACCGGAAGATCTATACCAACCGCTGTCCGAACTGGCCAAAGAAACCGGATTTTCAGCGGACTACCTGGGCTGGTTGGTACGCAAAGGGAAGCTGGCGGCTATTAAGCGTGGTAGACGCTGGTATAGCACCCTGGCAGATATTGACCGTTACAAGGCTGAAGTAGCCCAGGAACTGGAGCCAAAAGGACGTCCCCGTAAACAAGTCTAA
- the cpaB gene encoding Flp pilus assembly protein CpaB — protein sequence MAKTIFCFARFVRSQGIALTAVLNSDELSGDWLVTGLYREIMKGRRERVFNRKEQSQNGNSHRPPDLEEFDPTLTPPVIEAARSGHNGHTIPDFGNGSRVKPSVPLPRREIPSGKTGRVSGKPVGGTPTQDSRWRLLLGLGIAVMTFLAALFWLQGSVEGVEVVVATREIATGQIISADDLTTARLSGSSDYASRLIASKELSGLTRDGSERKVAARLIRAAEPLMKQDLIPASQYNRSGIPEGQVALSLPTTSAYAVSRISRGDQVTLLITNKSSGSDAKNQAIVLAENIKVLEVARSGSSLSLNSSSSGAGSSNSGALSGLTLLVTLEQARQISQAREQGVITVVLQPLTGAAEGLVTISPPATEAAPVTTVIPVGTITPTGGQR from the coding sequence ATGGCTAAAACCATCTTTTGCTTTGCACGGTTTGTGAGAAGCCAGGGCATAGCCCTGACCGCCGTTTTAAACAGTGATGAACTGAGCGGCGACTGGCTGGTAACGGGCTTGTATAGAGAAATTATGAAAGGGAGGCGAGAAAGAGTGTTTAATCGAAAAGAGCAAAGCCAAAACGGCAATTCCCACCGGCCGCCTGACCTGGAAGAGTTCGATCCTACCCTTACGCCTCCGGTAATCGAGGCAGCGCGGTCGGGACATAACGGCCATACAATTCCGGATTTTGGAAACGGAAGCCGGGTTAAACCCAGCGTCCCCCTGCCCCGGCGAGAAATCCCATCTGGTAAAACAGGCCGGGTATCCGGCAAACCGGTAGGAGGGACCCCAACCCAGGATTCACGCTGGCGACTACTTTTGGGACTGGGTATTGCGGTGATGACTTTTCTGGCCGCCCTGTTCTGGCTACAGGGTAGCGTGGAAGGGGTGGAGGTGGTGGTGGCTACCCGGGAGATCGCTACCGGCCAGATTATCTCGGCGGATGATCTTACCACTGCCCGGCTAAGCGGCAGTTCCGATTACGCCAGTAGACTTATTGCCAGCAAAGAGTTAAGCGGTCTTACCAGGGATGGTTCGGAAAGGAAAGTGGCGGCCCGCCTGATTAGGGCAGCCGAACCGTTAATGAAACAGGACCTGATTCCAGCTTCCCAATATAACCGGAGCGGCATTCCCGAAGGACAGGTGGCGCTCTCCCTACCGACCACCAGCGCCTATGCGGTTTCCAGGATCAGCCGGGGCGACCAGGTGACACTCCTTATTACCAATAAAAGTAGTGGAAGTGACGCTAAGAACCAGGCCATCGTGCTGGCCGAAAATATTAAGGTGCTGGAGGTAGCCCGCTCCGGCAGTAGTCTTAGCCTTAACAGCAGTAGTAGCGGAGCGGGCAGTAGTAATAGCGGGGCGTTAAGCGGTCTCACCTTACTGGTAACGCTGGAGCAGGCCCGGCAAATCAGCCAGGCCAGGGAGCAGGGGGTAATTACGGTGGTGCTACAACCGCTTACCGGCGCAGCGGAAGGATTGGTAACCATCAGTCCACCGGCTACTGAGGCTGCTCCGGTTACTACCGTGATACCGGTAGGTACCATCACTCCCACAGGAGGCCAGCGATGA
- a CDS encoding type II secretion system F family protein, translating to MDELFDALRQAIFPGGQPAIALLMLPLALGLYLVASGLIGLIWPVRALEPSEEEKVRLEMEAVGEARRRQERESHPLYGSGYLERNLRPLTEMVGRQILQALNRVGLGRSGRDELQRKLDIEAKGETVSGFFGQQFFSGVVVALTGLGLQVAWGLEFSALTFLGLFSLGFYYPALALNRTVRRMREDVAAQLPTLIDLLSINARSGMGLEQALEVAVARGEGTLPEAIRKAFVDARYMRKRYEAQRRRSGTGGLTLLGELEEESAEELKARYDRPDSNPTFDALAELARRFELEELEDFVAALETSAAKGARITEVLHNQSLMMRDKKLELLLAAGSRSQVKIIFPLALFILPAFILLVLTPALLQVAAFGS from the coding sequence TTGGACGAACTGTTTGATGCCTTAAGACAGGCCATTTTCCCCGGTGGGCAACCGGCTATAGCGCTGCTAATGCTACCGCTGGCTCTGGGGTTGTATCTGGTGGCCAGTGGGCTAATTGGTCTTATCTGGCCGGTTCGGGCGCTGGAACCCAGCGAAGAGGAGAAGGTCCGGTTGGAGATGGAGGCGGTAGGTGAAGCCAGGCGAAGACAGGAGCGGGAAAGTCATCCCCTATATGGCTCGGGCTATCTGGAGCGCAACCTGCGACCTCTCACCGAGATGGTGGGTCGCCAGATTCTTCAAGCCCTTAATAGAGTGGGACTGGGCCGGAGCGGGCGGGATGAACTCCAGCGTAAGCTGGATATTGAGGCTAAAGGGGAGACGGTTTCCGGCTTTTTCGGGCAACAGTTCTTTAGCGGAGTGGTGGTGGCGCTCACCGGGTTGGGGTTACAGGTGGCCTGGGGGCTGGAATTCTCGGCCCTGACCTTCCTGGGTCTGTTCTCACTGGGGTTTTACTACCCGGCCCTGGCCTTGAACCGTACCGTCCGGCGAATGCGGGAGGATGTAGCGGCCCAACTTCCCACCCTGATCGACCTGTTAAGCATTAACGCTCGCAGTGGGATGGGATTGGAGCAGGCTCTGGAAGTGGCGGTGGCACGGGGGGAAGGTACTTTGCCGGAAGCCATCCGCAAGGCTTTTGTAGATGCCCGCTATATGCGCAAGCGCTACGAAGCTCAAAGGCGGCGGTCTGGAACAGGTGGTCTGACCCTGCTGGGAGAACTGGAGGAAGAATCGGCCGAAGAACTGAAGGCTCGCTACGACCGGCCCGATTCCAACCCTACCTTTGACGCTCTGGCGGAGCTGGCCCGGCGTTTTGAACTGGAAGAACTGGAAGATTTTGTGGCCGCCCTGGAGACCAGCGCCGCTAAAGGGGCCAGAATCACCGAGGTATTGCATAACCAGAGCCTGATGATGCGTGACAAGAAGCTGGAACTGCTGCTGGCAGCAGGCAGCCGCAGCCAGGTCAAGATTATCTTCCCGCTGGCGCTCTTTATCCTGCCGGCTTTTATCCTGCTGGTGCTGACCCCGGCCCTGTTGCAGGTGGCGGCTTTTGGCAGCTGA
- a CDS encoding CpaF family protein gives MTQLHKNGFNTPKLPPTRLPDSDLNLEETMQAEVSEQVLTRLKTEEGGMALVGSFRTLSREQENYVRQVIGEELSRYNSFAARLNKPFLADTLRATQEIFNQLFGLGKLQPLLEDSSIEDIFINGPDEVLVIQNGLKKRVSLHLGSNARVLEWCKRMAFESGRRVDEASPMLDLQLPGGARMNVIIPPASRENVLVTIRNHTTDVRSLEDLMAGGVLSRTAATFLAACVSAGLNILIAGATGSGKTTLLNCLGARINPQERVIIIEETSELNFPIRDCLYLQARNANIEGLGEITLGDLVRNALRMRPTWLIVGEVRGGEAMDMLKAMSTGHSSATSIHSNSATEAFTALKTCAMQAPGRPGPEVVVELIRQAIDIVVHLVVVKRSNRRYVSSILEVTPGGEGLQISSNEIFKVRFREGRKDRPYLTWSGLVPRCLPRLEEVGLDWRGQILAEEEEENLEEGGAQ, from the coding sequence ATGACCCAGCTCCATAAAAACGGCTTCAATACTCCGAAGTTGCCGCCCACCCGGCTGCCGGATTCCGACCTGAATCTGGAAGAGACCATGCAGGCGGAGGTGAGCGAGCAGGTTCTAACTCGCCTTAAGACCGAAGAGGGCGGTATGGCACTGGTAGGCTCTTTCCGCACCCTTTCAAGAGAGCAGGAAAACTATGTCCGGCAGGTGATCGGGGAGGAGCTTTCCCGTTATAACAGCTTTGCCGCCCGGCTTAACAAACCTTTTCTGGCCGATACCCTTAGGGCTACCCAGGAAATCTTTAACCAGCTCTTCGGACTGGGTAAATTGCAACCGTTACTGGAGGATTCCTCCATTGAGGATATTTTTATTAACGGGCCGGACGAGGTGCTGGTGATCCAGAACGGCCTTAAAAAGAGGGTGTCGCTGCATCTGGGCAGTAATGCCAGGGTGCTGGAGTGGTGCAAACGGATGGCCTTTGAATCAGGGCGCCGGGTGGACGAAGCCAGCCCGATGCTGGATCTGCAACTGCCGGGGGGCGCCAGAATGAACGTGATTATCCCCCCGGCCAGCCGGGAGAACGTACTGGTAACCATTCGCAACCATACCACCGATGTCCGTAGTCTGGAAGACCTGATGGCGGGTGGAGTGCTGAGCCGTACAGCCGCCACCTTTCTGGCGGCCTGTGTTTCAGCTGGACTTAATATCCTGATCGCCGGTGCCACCGGCAGCGGTAAAACCACCCTCCTGAACTGCCTGGGGGCCAGGATAAACCCACAGGAACGGGTGATTATTATCGAAGAGACCTCCGAGCTGAACTTTCCTATCCGGGATTGTCTGTACCTGCAGGCCCGGAACGCCAACATCGAGGGGCTGGGCGAGATCACCCTGGGAGATTTGGTCAGGAACGCCCTGCGGATGCGGCCCACCTGGCTGATAGTAGGCGAGGTACGCGGTGGAGAGGCGATGGATATGCTAAAAGCCATGAGTACCGGCCATAGCTCGGCTACTTCAATCCATAGCAATAGCGCCACCGAAGCCTTTACCGCCCTTAAGACCTGCGCCATGCAGGCACCTGGGCGACCGGGTCCAGAGGTGGTGGTGGAACTGATCCGGCAGGCCATCGATATAGTGGTACATCTGGTGGTGGTAAAGCGCTCCAACCGGCGCTATGTAAGCTCGATCTTAGAGGTAACACCGGGGGGCGAAGGGCTTCAGATCAGCTCAAACGAAATCTTCAAGGTGCGTTTTAGGGAAGGGCGCAAAGACCGGCCCTACCTGACCTGGAGTGGGTTGGTGCCCCGCTGTTTGCCCCGGTTGGAGGAGGTGGGACTGGACTGGCGGGGTCAGATCCTGGCTGAAGAGGAAGAAGAAAATCTGGAAGAGGGGGGTGCACAATGA
- a CDS encoding NlpC/P60 family protein gives MMEAYDYGLGLLSPGRVVRWLMVLLAPLVLLILVVVIFLLLVMTVFGFPLGGQLGRPPGGVAGQPPNSNFLAQIPASQRPLLQSVAKDNQLPWEVLAAIVRIESNFGQASGNYAGLTEAQWERYAPAVFGGPTGYEPGNHEKSLEVLAALLKAGGARQGDGDGIRRGIGDFKSGDNYFYRVLQVAGRYGFILPGSFEEKLVQLTVAQEGKPYVWGATGPAAFDCSGLTAYIYARLAVALPRNSQAQYFAAEPVSADQVMPGDMFFLEYTYQDPTIRLTHVGIYKGGGIAIHAPQEGETIREEPIDNAFFRQHWYGFARAKRPGMVPPTTGVEEDTGPVGGDWQNFDVRKGEPTSPAIDRWLLTCGSQGVKSPQLAEAPLGETIGQVYLRMGRKYGINPAYAAAFFTKESSCGNFGSNLASHNFGNIRWTPGYPTLDGIWRAYPTWTDGMEDWFRLIKEYYLGQGLVSVDRIVPVYAPAADSNNVELYITQIKQYVSRIMQR, from the coding sequence ATGATGGAAGCCTACGATTACGGTCTCGGCCTTCTGTCGCCTGGTCGGGTGGTGCGCTGGCTTATGGTACTCCTCGCTCCCCTGGTCCTGCTCATTTTGGTGGTGGTAATTTTCCTGTTACTGGTGATGACCGTCTTTGGTTTCCCCCTGGGTGGGCAACTGGGTCGACCACCCGGCGGGGTGGCGGGTCAACCCCCGAATAGCAATTTCCTGGCCCAGATCCCGGCAAGCCAGCGCCCACTATTGCAGTCAGTGGCTAAAGACAACCAGCTGCCCTGGGAGGTGCTGGCGGCTATAGTCAGGATTGAGAGCAATTTTGGACAAGCCTCCGGCAATTACGCCGGACTCACCGAAGCGCAGTGGGAGCGTTACGCCCCGGCAGTTTTTGGTGGTCCTACCGGTTACGAACCGGGTAACCATGAAAAATCCCTGGAGGTGCTGGCCGCTTTACTGAAAGCCGGCGGCGCCAGACAGGGGGATGGGGATGGAATCCGACGGGGCATTGGCGATTTTAAGAGCGGCGACAATTACTTTTACCGGGTGCTACAGGTGGCCGGACGCTACGGCTTTATCCTGCCCGGCTCCTTTGAAGAAAAGCTGGTGCAACTGACGGTAGCCCAGGAAGGCAAACCCTATGTATGGGGTGCCACAGGCCCTGCTGCCTTTGATTGTTCAGGGCTCACGGCCTATATCTATGCCCGGCTGGCGGTAGCGCTGCCCCGTAACTCGCAGGCGCAGTATTTCGCGGCAGAACCGGTCAGCGCCGACCAGGTAATGCCGGGGGACATGTTCTTTCTGGAATACACCTATCAGGATCCCACCATCCGGCTGACCCATGTGGGGATTTACAAAGGGGGTGGAATTGCTATACACGCGCCTCAGGAAGGAGAGACCATCCGGGAGGAACCGATCGACAATGCCTTTTTCCGGCAGCACTGGTACGGTTTTGCCAGGGCGAAACGACCGGGAATGGTGCCGCCCACCACTGGAGTGGAGGAAGATACCGGACCGGTGGGTGGTGACTGGCAGAACTTTGATGTGCGTAAAGGGGAACCCACCTCCCCGGCAATCGACCGCTGGCTTTTGACCTGTGGGAGTCAGGGAGTAAAAAGCCCCCAGCTGGCGGAAGCACCTCTTGGGGAAACCATCGGGCAGGTATATTTAAGAATGGGACGAAAATACGGGATTAACCCGGCCTACGCCGCCGCCTTCTTTACCAAAGAGAGTTCCTGCGGGAATTTCGGGAGTAACCTGGCTTCCCATAATTTCGGGAATATCCGCTGGACGCCCGGCTATCCCACCCTGGACGGAATCTGGCGGGCCTACCCGACCTGGACGGATGGGATGGAGGACTGGTTCCGGCTGATCAAGGAATACTACCTGGGTCAAGGGCTGGTATCAGTTGACCGGATTGTACCGGTATATGCTCCGGCGGCGGACTCCAACAATGTTGAGCTTTACATAACTCAAATAAAACAATATGTTTCCAGAATTATGCAACGTTAG
- a CDS encoding TadE/TadG family type IV pilus assembly protein gives MPKIHLSIRTGLGPARSRARTGKPGQGALEFALLLPLFLMLLLAVIQFGIVLYGQQVVTGAAQEGARAASEADKGINDGLAVAQSRLESELGNVKMEVQGDEDGDKVYIQTSVVIPTYLPFLDQKIRFSLKAKADMLKEKWRP, from the coding sequence ATGCCAAAAATCCATCTCAGTATCAGAACTGGCCTCGGCCCGGCCAGAAGCCGGGCCAGAACCGGTAAACCGGGACAGGGAGCCCTGGAGTTTGCCCTGTTACTCCCTCTGTTTCTGATGCTGCTACTGGCGGTAATCCAGTTTGGGATAGTGCTCTATGGGCAGCAAGTGGTGACCGGGGCAGCCCAGGAAGGGGCGAGAGCCGCTTCCGAGGCGGATAAAGGGATAAACGACGGGTTGGCGGTGGCCCAGAGCCGGCTTGAATCGGAACTCGGCAATGTGAAAATGGAGGTGCAGGGGGACGAGGATGGCGATAAGGTCTATATCCAGACCTCCGTCGTTATCCCCACCTACCTGCCGTTTCTGGATCAAAAAATTCGCTTTAGCCTGAAAGCAAAGGCCGATATGCTAAAGGAAAAGTGGCGGCCATGA